The following is a genomic window from Oscillospiraceae bacterium.
TTTCCACCGTCACTGATAACTCCCGGTGTCTTGTCCTGAGAGTTTTTCTCGTTCTGTACCGATTCTATCCATGCAGAAAAATACTTGTCTATCGGTATTGTATCAAGGTTGCTGTTTACCTTTTTCTTGACAGATTCCACAGCAGCACTTGTAAATGACAAAGATGTAGTACTTGCATTGGCTTTCACCTTAGAATCAAGGAAGCTAAAATAATCAGCAGGATAGCTCTTGTTGATGTAAGCCGAAGATGACCCTATACGGATTGTATACCCCGTTATTTTACCGAATTTTCCGTTTACACCATTTACACGGTTATCGCTGACACTGAACACAAGATTGGATTTTTTCTCATCATCATTGATGAAAATATCCATATTTTCTCTGTTTCCGAGTATCTGCGCTCCGCAGTTTACATTTACCTGAGCAGGGATATAGCCGGTAGTTACAGCTTCCCCTGTTTCTGAATTAACACCGGTAATAAACTGCTTTTCGGTAGGATATGTAACACTTATGCGATACTTCTTATAAAACGCCGCAACACCGTAGAATTTGGTTCTGATTTTAGGCGTTCTGCCCGTATACTTATCCACCGCAGCAACCTTTACGCACATAGCGTTAAGAACATCTTTAATCTGAACGGCAGAATCCATACTTGTTTCTTTTGAAAATTTGCCTGTTCTTACACCAGTACCAATTAAACCTTGTTCAAGGGCCTTTTTATTTAAAGCTCTGTCATAAACATCCATTGAGGATAACTGGCTGTCACTCACAATGACATTACCGAAGGTTCTGTCTTGCTCCCAATGCGGGATAAGATACTGATAGTACGGACCTTCTATTTTTGTAGTAGCATCAACGTTACTGTATGTATACATACTACCGGTTCTTTTTGTGTAAGAATGGTAATACTCCAACTGACCGTTACCGGTGGCGAAATCACCTTCGGTGATCGGCTCTGAATAGAAGGAATTATAATTACCCTTATTGGAAGGCTTGGTGCCGGTACTGTTATCTCTGCTGTAGTTAAATATTCCACCTTTACTGTCAGGAGCAGAGAAATAGTACTTACCTACCAAAAGATGAGGATCATAGCCGGTATCATATATTTCTCCGACTATATCGCCGGATTTGTATTTTACTGTATATGTTTTGTCTTTAACCGTAATGGAGAATTCAAGTCCATCATTAACGGCTGCAAAAAGAGCAATACCTGCACCTTCGTCAATCTTGGCGGTAGCCTGACTTAAAGCACCTGCTTCACAACCTGTAAAATCTGAAAGTGTGAGCTTGAAATCGCCTTTTCCGCCAACAATAATATCTACTGTTTTTTCTTTTTCATAGGGTGCAAAAACAATCTCACCATATATACTTTCATAGTGTACATCTGCAATCGCACTGCCGTCTGTTGTCTCTAATATACATGTTGCAGGCGAATACTCTGCACCGTTTCTTTTTACGGTTACACTTACCATTCCGTCCTTTGATTTGTATTCATCCGACGAAAAGGTTACCTTGGGAAGCACCACAGGTTCATCATCTGTGATGATTACATTTGTTGATGTCACCTGAGAAAGCTCGGCTCCAATCGCTTCGGTCATAAGAAGAGTGAAATATTCTTCACCTTCTGAAATGCCGTCATCCATAATACGTATATTAACATATTTAACTTCCTCACCAGGGGCAAAGGTTAAAACAGTTTCGGATGAATAATTTACATATTCAAATATATCGCCAAGCAGTTCATCCCTGACAATATCGCCAAGTTCGTTATACACTTCTGTTTTCTGAACCTCTCTGGTGGGTTTTCCTGTCTGTGCCTCTTTTTCTAAAGCAAGTTTGCTTTTGCCCGAGGTTTCTTCAACTTCAATTTCAGGCACAACCGCAAAATATTCCTTGCTTTCATCAGGAGTTTCTTCTGTATTATCAGTTTCTGTTTCGACTTCGGTGTTAACAGTTTCATCAGCTGTTTCTTCTTCGACTTCAGCATCCGGAGAATCGGGATCGTCGTCTGTCAGCACATCGCTGTTTTCTTCGATTGTTTCTCCAATTTGCTGACTGCCTTCCTCTATTTCGTTCAGAGCGGAGTCATCTATGATTGACTCCTCGCCGGTCATTGCCAGTTCAATAAGAGTTTTGTCTCTCTCTATGATTTCTATACTATCGCCTATAATACTGTAATCCTTATTATAAAGTGCTGAAAAATCAAGAGTTCTGAGCACTACTGATGCTTCCTGCGAAACATCACCGCTTCTTAAAATCGGAAATGCATATACTTTGTCATTTTCGTCAAACACCGGTCCCGGTACACCAAAGTAAATAATATTGCCATCAAATTCCTGCCGTGTAATACCTATTGTTTCGTATGGAACCTCGCTATTCGCAAAAGCAGGTGCACTTGTGGACAGCAACATGCTCAGAACCAAGACCAGTGCAACCAGTGGCCTGGATTTAAACATATATATCACCTCAATTACTTATTTTTAAATGCTTCTATTCTTACCTTGGCATTTTCACGCAAATTCATATAATAGAAACCGTAATCATAACCGTGATAGCTTTCGGGTCCAAAAAGTGCATGTGCAGCTTCAGGAATTGCATACACTGCAGAATCGGCAGTTTCACAAACTACAACACCACGCTCTAAATCAATCTTTGCATCAGCAAGATTCTTTTCGATTTCTCCGTCTATATTAAGTGAACCGAGGTTTTCTTCTTTAGATGCATATGTATCATCTTTTTTCCAGTTAATCGGGTTAATGGAAATAGCGCCATCAGTTACAACCGCATTGTGCTGATCCTTGTTTGCAGGACCTTCTGTATTGTATGAAATGATAACTCCTGTATCGTCAGCACCTTCTGCAAACTTAAGGTGCGGGTTTGCTGCAAGATATTTGTCGGTTACGGAGTATCCAATTACATATGCTGCAATCATATTTTTGTAGTGCTCAGGATGTTCTTTCATGTAGTCAGAAAGAATCATAGTCAAAATCTGAGAACCCTGAGAATGTCCCGCAAGAATGAAGGGTTTGCCGTTGTTATAGTTTTCAAAGTAGTAATCAAGTGCAGCGGACGGATCCTGTGATGCGGAATAACGGAGCAGATCGTCAGCTTCTTCATCACTGAGAGTGAGTGCATAGGCTGCATTTACCTGTCTGTAAAAAGGTGCATAGATATTGCAATCCTCTATAAATACCGAAGCCTGATTTTTAAGTTCTCTCTGTGCTCCGCTACGCATAGATTCATCTGTAATATCTGCTACATCAGGAGCATCGTCAGATACCTTTGAAAAGGTTGTTGGATAAAAATATACAACGTCAACATCCTTGCCTGTGTCTTCTGCACTAAGCCAGTTATCTGCATTGGCATAGTCTATTTTTGTTTCCCACTTTTCGCCGCCGTTAGTCTTTGCAATGACTGCCGGAACATTACTTACTTCAGTTTCTGCATTTGTATCAGTATTGTTTACCGTGCATCCTGTAAGCAATGCCATTACCATAGCAAAAATTAAAATGGTTTGAAAGATTCTTTTACTTTTCATAAAATTTCCTCCTAAAATACACTTTTAATTAAAATATACACTTTAATTTTACCAAATTTATATAATAAATAGATAGCGTTGTCGTAATTTGTATGTTTTCTGTCGTAATTTGTAAAAAAACTCTCTTGAC
Proteins encoded in this region:
- a CDS encoding DUF3089 domain-containing protein, encoding MKSKRIFQTILIFAMVMALLTGCTVNNTDTNAETEVSNVPAVIAKTNGGEKWETKIDYANADNWLSAEDTGKDVDVVYFYPTTFSKVSDDAPDVADITDESMRSGAQRELKNQASVFIEDCNIYAPFYRQVNAAYALTLSDEEADDLLRYSASQDPSAALDYYFENYNNGKPFILAGHSQGSQILTMILSDYMKEHPEHYKNMIAAYVIGYSVTDKYLAANPHLKFAEGADDTGVIISYNTEGPANKDQHNAVVTDGAISINPINWKKDDTYASKEENLGSLNIDGEIEKNLADAKIDLERGVVVCETADSAVYAIPEAAHALFGPESYHGYDYGFYYMNLRENAKVRIEAFKNK